Genomic segment of Apium graveolens cultivar Ventura chromosome 7, ASM990537v1, whole genome shotgun sequence:
cttctttgtcattaagcctatgttaacttcagctgtcttttccagttttagtttgtcagaagctaattcctttttaatttctgatttctcattttcagatttttcagttacaaacttaacaggttttaacttcggcttttgcttatcaacaggcttaatttctacagttcctttttcatttttattttctccataacctaagccctctttccagtttccactgcttagcaaattttgagttgttttgccagagttagtccaagttctgataatctctctctccttttctaactcagtttttagagattcattcatttttagcacttcatccctaacataaaaagcatcatctctatccttctgagtttgatggaacatgactaactctttttctaagaaatcatttcttttcctaaaagcaagattttcagaagttaatctttcacatgttaaagtttgatctctataactaacaaacatggttttaagatatcttctcaactcattaatatcatcagtatgaaaagcataagtagtctgaggtacctttgtttcagcagcttcagaactgctctcagaacttgatttatcagcatttgccatcaatgcatagttctcctcactttcagagtctgaggtgtctgtccagcttttctgctttgtgacaagagctttgcctttgtcactcttggttttcttgcaatcaggagatatgtggcctttctcaccacaattataacatttaacattagcgtaatctcctctgtcagactttcctcctcttccttcagatcttctgaaattcttcttatcagaacttatgcctttcctggaaaacttctttcccttcctgaacttcctgtatgcaatctttgtgattcctttcaccataagagcacacagcttcatcatctcctcatcagcatcagtttcaggcaagctttcagaatctgagtcatcatcactctcagaacttgatgactcagtatcagactttatgataagagctttacccttgtctttctttgaggaaggtggtttgggagattcctcttcagccttgagagcaactgtccttgactttcctcctttcctcttgcttctttgttccatctcaagttcatgagtcttgagcattccatagatttcatcaagagttgtctcatcaagattgtagttgtctcttattgttgttgccttcaaatcccaacattcgggaagagctaacaggaatttaaggtttgtatcttcaagatcatactccttattaaccaatgacaagtcattcaagagtttgacaaatctatcatatacatcagtcaatgactcattagtcctagagtcaaagtgttcatactcttgagtgagtattgtcttcctattcttctcaactgtttcagttccttgacaccttgtctccagtgcatcccatatctccttagcagtcttgcagttgattaccctgtttgacattacattatcaatggcactatgcaataagtgtcgtaccttggcatccttagcaatagatgctatatcttcagaagtgtaatcactcttttcctttggtacggtctttgctgcttcacctgcaactacaacagcgagcttggtaggtttgtgaggcccttccttgattctatcaaggtattctggatctgttgcttccagaaacatggtcatccttaccttccatatgggatattcagatggtctcaatatgggaactctgatagtttcatatcgactctgagttgatgtctttgatgattcctcagttttggtaggcttagttggagtttctgtgtcagacatgattgtgtttggatctttaactgtatgtgtgttaacagaaggctctgataccacttgttaggtcacactttcactgtagagggggtgaatacagtgtttattacaatcaaatcaaacttcaagaacttatgtaacagaaaacaaactttattgaaacaataaattctgttacaatctgaaactgttatctctcagtgatgaacaaaatatcactagagctgctagggttacagtaaataatattctcgataatgataactcttatagtgtaaaccctatgtctgtgtttatatattacacagttacaagataatcgctaattgatatggaatataattctgcttcctaatatatatcaatcagatatcttttcttccaagtattccattctttacggaattccttcttcatgcatatctcttcttatgtttatcttgatcttcttaactttaatcagctattgtccttatctgatcgtccttcagcacttaagttctgatatctatctcctgatgcttatctcctgataacataagtactgatatcccttaagttctgtcgtccagtataagtactgattagttaagtactgatttgttctgttcaaataagatctgaaatctaaacataaaacttattagccatgacattatcaaatatatctaacaggttGGTTAATTGATAGTGGTGCAACTGACCACATTTGTTCCAATCTTAGTCTTTTTCAGTCTTACAAACCTATAACTGGTAAGATTGAATATATAGTGATTCCTGATGGAAGGCAAGTTCCTATTATGCATATAGGGACTGTTAAAGTCAATCAAAATCTGGTTCTTCATGATGTTCTGCATATTCCTAATTTTCAATATAATTTGATTTCCGTTCAGAGGTTATGCAAGGATTTAAAGTGTGTCGTAAGTTTTAATGGTCATGAATGTATATCTCAGGACCTTTTGAAGAAAGAGAAACCAATTCTTCTTGGTAAGTTTCAGAGTGGTTTATACAGTACTACAGGAGTTGGTGATACATTTTTTTCCAGCAAGAGTCTCCTTACTATTAGAGAAGATCTGAATATTTGGCACTTGAGGCTTGGTCATCTACCTGTCAACAGAATAAAGCTCATACCAGACTTGTCAGGCTTACAATGTCCAACTGAAGGTGTTATTTGCCAGATATGTCCACAGGCAAAGCAATGTAGAGTTCCTTTTTCAAGTAGTAGTATCAAAACTACTGTACCTTTTCAATTAGTTCATATTGATGTATGGGGACCCTATAGGGTTAAATCTCACACTGGATGCAACCAATTCTTAACGATTGTAGATGATTTTAGTCGTTTTACTTGGGTTCATATGTTAAAGCATAGAACTGATTGTGTAAAAGTGATGTTGGATTTCATTATTCATGTTGAAGTTCAATATAAGGCTAAAATTCTTACTATTCGATCAGACAACGCTCCTGAGTTATGTCAGGGCTCGATGAAAGATTTATTTCTGCGAAAAGGGATACTCCATCAGACTTCTTGTAGCTacactccacaacaaaatggagttgtggaGCGCAAACATAGACACTTGCTGGAAACGGCAAGGTCTCTATTTTTTCAGTCAAGAATTCCAGATAGGTTTTGGAGTGAAAGTGTTTTATGTGCCACTTACTTGATAAACAGGGTTCCTTTACAGAGTATACAAAATGACACTCCTTACCATAAGCTCACTGGTAACCAGCCTTCCTTGTCTCATTTAAAAGTTTTTGGTACATTATGTTTTGCTTCTACAGTTGAGTGTGATAGACATAAATTTGACCAACGAGCCGTGTCTTGTGTTTTCTTGGGTTATTCAAGTACTCAAAAAGGTTACAAAGTGTTTGATTTTACTAATAACAAGTTTTTTGTCTCTCGAGATGTTATTTTCCACGAGACCCATTTTCCATTTCATTCTCTTACACAACCTACTTTATTCCCTACTGCAATCTATTTGCCATCTACTACCTCATTGGATAGTATTGATGATTCCCCTACTTTTCTAAATCCTACTCTTTCTCCTGATTCTATTCCATCTGCACAATCTGACACTGATCTGAATGCTGCTATTAGTACTGTTTCTGATTCTTCTGTACTTCATGATCTTAGTACTAATGTTGATTCTGATGTATCATCATCTTCCATTCTTCAACTACCTGTTAGGAAATCTACCAGGGTTCATAATCCACCATCTTATCTGTCTTCATATAAATGTAATGCTGCTACTACATCTTTCCATTGGTGTAATCTGGTGCATTCTCCCACAGCTGTTCCTAAGTGCAATATTTCAGAACCTCGATCTTATCAAGAAGCTGTGCTTAATCCCCTTTGGGTCAGTGCCATGGAAACTGAACTCAAGGCATTACATCTCAACCATACTTGGGACTTGGTGTCTTTGCCACCAAATAAGAAAGCTATTGGTTCGAAATGGGTATATAAAGTCAAGCTCAAGTCTGATGGGAGTTTAGAACGTTGCAAGGCACGACTTGTTGCAAAGGGTTACAATCAAAAGTTTGGTATTGACTATGAGGAGACGTTTTCTCCGGTTTTCAAGATGAGCACTGTCCGCATCTTATTGTCTTTAGCTGCTAGTCGACGATGGTCTTTGTATCAACTTGATGTAAATAACGCTTTTTACATGGAAATTTGAAGGAGGAGGTATATATGCAAGTTCCAGAAGGGTTTCCTAATCCCCATAATTTGGTTTGTTTACTCAGAAAATCTATTTACGGCCTTAAGCAAGCTTCTCGCGAATGGCATGCCAAACTTGTTGAAGAATTGATTTGTCAAGGCTTCGTTCAATCGAAGAATGACTACAGTTTGTTCATTAAGCATAATGGTTCTGCCATTTGTATTGCAGCTGTTTACGTGGATGATGTTATTTTAACCGGTGATGATACTAATGCTATCTCTTCTCTGAAAGTACATTTGGATACTAAGTTTGGTATTAAAGATCTTGGTCTGTTGCATTTTTTTTTAGGAATTGAAGTTACACATACACCTGAAGGTATCATTTTGTGTCAGAAAAAATTTGCTCAGGAGTTGCTAGATGACTCAGGTCTTATTTTCTCTAAGTCTGTTTGTACACCTCTTCCGCTGCATCTCAAACTCTGCACTACTGATGGGGTTCTTATCTCTAATCCTGATGTTTATCGTTCTTTGGTTGGGAAGCTGAACTATTTAACTAACACTCGCCCTGATCTTTCTTACACTGTTCAAGCATTGAGCCAATATATGCATGCCCCTCGTTCTTCTCATTTGGAAGCTCTGCATCATACTCTACATTACTTAGCTGGTACAGTCACTCAAGGCATACTTTTACATGCTTCCAATCAGCTCAAACTTCAGGCGTTTTCCGATGCAGATTGGGCGTCTTGCATTGATACACGTCGTTCTGTAACTGGCTACATCTTACTTTTCGGCAATTCCCCGATTACGTGGAAATCTAAGAAACAAACGACCATTTCTAAATCTTCTGCTGAGGCAGAATATCGAGCTATGGCATCCGCTGCTGCTGAGGTTACATGGGTCGTTCGTTTGCTTACTGAGCTAAGTGTTCGTGATTTATTACCTGTCCAGCTCCTGTGTGATAATCAATCTGCCTTACATATAGCTAAAAACCCAGTTTTTCACAATTTAACAGGTGAGGAAAGTGTCAGATTTATGTTCTGTTTGGCTGGGTTGAATGAAATGAAATAGATGTAATTAAAGGAATTAAATGGAAATTGGAGGGAAAATTTGAAAAGAATAATTAGATAGAACAAAATTGTTACGATAAGAattatgaagaaaatgggttAATAATCAATGGAGCATTCCATCTCAAATTGGGGTGTTTAATTATAATATAGATTTATGTTCTGTTTAGTTGGGGTGAATGAAATGAAATAGATGTAATTAAAGGAATTGGAGGGAAATTGGAGGGAAAATTTGAAAAGAATAATTAGATAGGACAAAATTGTTATGATAAGAATTATAAAGAAAATGGGTTAATAAATCAATGGAGCATTCCATCTCAAATTGGGGTGTTTAATTATAATGTAGGTGGTTAGGAATGAAAtgagtaaaataaaaaaaaaatagaaaatttaaTCATTTTCCATTTAAAATCTCATTACATTCCATTTCATTTCATTCACCCAGCAAAACACAACATTAACAAAAACTGCAATTCGGAGCAAGCATTAAAATAATGAACCTACTTCCTCGACGGCCcgaaaatatataaatttataagtAATGTCCAATATAATACTATAAGTGATGCTATTTTTATAATTTCAAAATTAAATGTCAAAAATTtcaatttcaaaataattctgTACTTGAATATAAATATGCATATATGCATCATTGGTTCTAAATTTAAAACGAAGGATGCATTTATAAATGTAGCCACATCAtcgtaaatatatatatatatatatatatatatatatatatatatatatatatatatttgttataCTTTAAATGAAACTTAAGGCAAAGTGACAAAATTGAGGGAAATAAGAAAATATTTGATTTCAAAATGTATCAAACATTATAATTAAAGTTTTGTTTTAACACAAAAATATTTTTGATGCCAAATTATAACATTAACTATAATTATTTTACATTCGATGTAAATCGTTAATTGTTTAGTGTGTGATATTGGgattgcaaaaaaaaaaaaagtttTGTGGTCCCAGTAGGCTGTGAGGTTTTTCCCCTGTAAATTGTAAAATAAGGATGTACCATCTTGTACGTCTCTTTTGGTGGGGCACTTGTGCCTCCATGTGCTGCCGCTGTTTCATACACTTAATAACCATTTCTGTTTAAAAAAGCTTTTTAAATTTTGTAAGATGTGTTGCTACACCTGCAACTCCGTCTACAACTAAAGCTCACTTGCTGAGCTCCTGTCTCTTGTTAAGCACGTCAAGAGTTCAACGTCCAGACGTGTGTTAGTTTAAGAAGATTCAACTACATTTTAATAGCCAAAAATTAACAAATGATTGAGTTTATACTTCAAAATTAATTCTATCTCAAatattatgtttatttaatataattaatacaTTATTTTTTATCAACATTCATTTTCTTAATATAtgtgatttttttaaaagtgTACGTATATTTTAAAACAAAGATACTCCAACTATTAGCCCGTAACCCGTCCATATAACTACAAACTTACAAATtaacataaaaaaattattaaattctTGTTGATTCAAAAATTAAAAGTTAGTATGAATTCACACAAGTCATTACTTAATAAGATCCCACTTGTTTGTTAAAACTTACtgtaaaagaaaaaggaaaaagtgAGGCATCAAGGCCCGCCTACGCCTACCAATTTAACTCTAAAACCAAGTAGCAGCCCACAAATTAATACTCCTCCTTATAAATTCCCCCACAATCCACCTTTTAAACTATTAACACCTTCCCTCCCTCTTTAACTAACTAAACCTCTCAACCACATTTCTTCATTTTCCGATGGGTTTCAAATATTCTCCGGCCGGAAAATGGCTAGGCTTTGTAACTGCCATTTGGGTTCAAGCAATCTCAGGCAACAACTACACATTTTCTAACTACTCTGATGCACTTAAGTCACTCATGTCATTGACTCAACTGGAGTTAAACAATCTTTCTGTGGCTAAAGACGTGGGAAAAGCGTTTGGGATACTCGCCGGACTTGGCTCCGACCGGTTGTCACCGCCAGTGTTGCTTCTCATTGGTTCTGTTATGGGGTTTGTTGGGTATGGAGTTCAATGGCTTGTCATTAGTGGTCATATTCACCCTCTTCCTTATTGGGCGGTATGTTTAACTTCTACTCTTTCTTGGATTACCCTTTTCTTGCATTTACGTGTACACGGCTCTTGGTCCCTAACAAACGTATGTTAGATCTCGGTCCTCAACAAACGTATGTTTGTCGGTCGTGAAATGATATGTTAAGTAATTAGTCCATGACATACGGTTGTCGGGGATTAGGATCCATCGATTATATTTCTTCATCTATACATCCTCATAATTCACTTTGATGGTGGATTTGAAGAAATTATTTGATTATGTCATCCCCATGCTTCTTGATAATGTTACAGTTTTTTGTTAGATAAGGGACTATGTAGATTACGTCACCCGGAACTTCTTGATAACGTTTTAGTTCTTTTGTGAGATAAGGTACTTTGGATGTATGCCTCTGTTGTTCATGTACCAACTAATTTGTCCAAATATTTTTGTCTTTAGCGAATCTTGTGTGTACTGGCAGTGAATTGTATGTTGTACGTATTAGAAATTATGTTTTGCGTTGAAATTGTAGCATGAATTAAGTTGTATTTTTGGTGAGTTTTACATATGCACATAGAGAATCTTGCATGGGTTCAATATGTTGATTATTAGAGATGGATTGTAGTATAACTTCATCTTGGACATTTAAAAAGTATTTAATAAGCTACAGAATTTTTGTCACATGATTCTGGATGCACAACATTCTGTTTGTTAAATCTTTATAGCTACATACTtctttgaattttttttataaacaaGTAAGATCTGTCACTGAACACTTCATTTAGTATGTGGGATTTATAGTTGGCTCATTTGATTAGTTTTAAGTTAAAGGTGTCTCGTATTGATTGATGTATACTCAATTGATTGCAGATGTGTGTATTTCTGTGTATGGGAGGAAATAGCACAACATGGATGAACACTGCTGTTCTGGTTACATGTATGCGGAATTTTAGAAAAACTAGGGGTCCAGTTACGGGAATGCTTAAAGGCTTTGTTGGATTAAGTACTGCTATATTCACAGATCTATGTTCTACATTATTTTCAGATGATCCTGCAACTTTTGTTCTAATGCTAGCAGTGGTTCCTTTCGCTGTTTGCTTGACTGCCATTCTATTTCTTCGTGAAATTCCACCATCTTCCACTTCTAAAGAAGATAAACAAGAAGTGAAATTCTTTGGGATTTTCAATGTTGTTGCTGTGGTAATAGCTCTTTATCTGCTAGCATTTGATGTTAGTGGACCACATGGCCGCATCTTATCTCAAGCATTTGCTACCATACTTCTTATTCTTTTGGCTTTCCCGTTATGTGTTCCTGTGTACCTTATGTTACAAAGTTCAATCCGGTCTAAAGATTCAACACTTTCGAGTACTGAAAATAACGCAAGTGAGCCACTTCTAGTGCAAGAAAATCAGCCAGAGGCAGAGAAAAAGCCAGACACAACTGTTGCAGAGGTAGTAGTGGAAGAGGAGATTGAGAAAAGGCAGCCAGTGATCGGAGAAGAACACACAATAATGGAAGCATTAAAGACTATTGATTTCTGGATTATGTTTTTCTCATTTCTTTGCGGAGTTGGGACTGGCTTGGCCGTGATAAATAACATGGGACAAATGGGATTGGCTCTGGGATACGCTGATGTCTCAATGTTTGTTTCACTCACTAGCATTTGGGGATTTTTCGGGCGGATTCTTTCTGGTTCTGTTTCAGAGTACTTCATCAAGTAAGTTTACATTTCCAAGGGGTTTTTTCTTTAGAAGTTGCTGAAAGCTATCTTAACATGAAATTAAATCAACAAACCATACAAAAGTATGAACTACTATTATTATCATTAATACTTTATGCGTTTACTGTCTACACAAACATGATGCATGCTGCAATAGATTTAGACTTCGATAAAATCTTGGTAGTTGGTAATGACAAACTTTTCCTTAGTAGGCAAGCAATTCGAATTTGGCCTAGTTTGTTGAATTTGTAATTTAGCGAGGAACCTTCTAAGAAGGTGCTTATGCCACTTGAGGATACAAAGTGTGCTTGTCTGACATTTTACTTCGAATTTTCTAGTAAAAATGGTGTGAAATAAAGGTCGATGACCTACTCTCCTTGATATTTTCTCTAGAATATAGGCAAAAGATGCCCTTTCTGTGTCGGTGAGAGGAACCAAAATATACCACAGAACAGAATAGTCTTTGTTTTGCACTTTGTAGATGGGAGGTCAATGATGTGGGCAAGTTTGATCCACTTGATGGAAACAAGGGAGAAGGGGCCACTCCCACCTTGTTATTCTTAATTTCATTGTTCTTTTCTTCAACGTACTTTTCAAATCTTTGGAGATTTTTTTACCATACATTTCAAAGTAGTAGGTAGGATCACCTAATTACTTTAATTAGTTTTTTTTTaaacattagttgagttctttGATCATAGATTAATATGTTCAAATAGTTCATGCCATATTTCTCTGCTATAGTTTCTGTCAATATCCTGGGATTTATGAGCCATGTGCAAGGGGCTCACTACCCAGTGAATTGAAAACATGGACCCGATGCTGACTGATATAGCCCACAAGTTATTGACGTTTTAGTAATGCCTATCGCATGAGATCCGAAAAAAATCGATGTAGTTAGATTATGTCTGTCATTTAGCTTAATATAGATTGTCTTGACTAGTTCACTGATAGCAACGACTGCTTGTTAACATTACAGGAAAGCTGGAACACCAAGGCCTCTCTGGAATGCAGCTTCTCAAATTTTGATGTTTGTGGGATACATATTGATGGCTATGGCTTTGCCTGGTTCTCTTTATGTTGGCTCAATTGTAGTAGGAGTATGTTACGGAGTCCGCCTTGCTATCACTGTTCCAACTGCTTCGGAATTGTTTGGTCTCAAGTACTATGGTCTGATTTACAACATCCTAATCCTCAACCTTCCGCTGGGCTCTTTTCTGTTCTCTGGATTGCTTGCTGGTTTCTTGTATGATTCACAGGCTACACCCACCGCGGGAGGCGGAAACACATGCATCGGGGCTCATTGTTACAGGCTAGTGTTTATTGTCATGGCTATTACATGTGTTATTGGATTTGGTTTGGATGTTTTACTGACTTTTAGAACAAAAAGTGTATATTCGAAGATTTATGCTAGCAAGAAGGGACGGAAGTCAGTGACTTTATCTTAGTGGCCTTGGTGACCGTCCAGTCGTCTACAGTCTACATTCAAGCATATGTAGGACTGATGGGAGATTTTTCCAGTGATGTCCTTTTTTTGCTGCATTAGCCTATCAGCAGTTGTTTGTTGTTCAACTATCCATTGTTACGGATTTATTGGATATATTTTATTTCTATCTGTATTTTTACTTACTATCTGTAAGAGTTCAATGTAAAAAGTTCAATTTCACCTATCTTCTCTGATCACGACGAACCATGTCCATTTGCGCACACGGTGCTTTTGAGTGCATGCAGGCCATTGTCCATGTGTCCCAGACATATAGTAACATATTATTAGTGCATAAACAAGGTTGAAACGATCAAACATCTGCCAGATCATTGAGACAACACCAAACTGTAAACTGTACTGTCTATATAGTGAAAGGGGTAGTGGGAATACCACTGGATCAAGCAGTGTAATACTCTCTCTGTCTTCTATTGGTTATTCTTtttaattactgtaatatttCTTCTGTCCTCTTCATTTTTATACACTTTTTTTTTATCTTCCATTCAATTTTATACATTTCAAACTTattaaaaatagtaaaaatttaataatataaaatcaACCACATCCACTACTTTCTCCCACTAAACTCATTTTATTCATtacattaaatattgattgaTCACACCActtttatattttttctttttaaattacactttttctttttttttcattCTAACTATCTTATCAAaactaatattattttaataaattttttgtCCTCCGTGCCCAAACCATTTGTATAGTAATtgttgggacggagggagtagtaaTTTTCACATGTATACATACAGATTGCAGTTCAAAGATGGGCAAGGACTAAGCAACTCATCATAATAAAATCGATGTGCTCAAAGCCTGCAGAGTACTGCTTAAAACAAACGCATGAAAAGCATCTTACAAATTATGAAATAACAGTCTCCTGATCAGGCACGGAACATGTAATTTTTGCACGGACACAGGACACTTAGCAATTAAAACTTTAAAATACTTCACTTCTTATCTGGCAGCTGCTCCAAAAATACAGATTGATGTCCATGATCAAGAAGAGCCAGTAGAACTTCTTTCGCAGTTTCTGGGCAATTCTTTGATGCAAAAGGCATCCACAGCAGCACAACaccttctcttttttttttttgtttgtcAAACAATTTCTTATTTTTATGTACTATCAAATTTGATATATTTATTCTCATGAAGTTGAAAGTCATTCCATACATTTTCATGTTACGTTCTCATACAACAAATTATTGAACTCGATGCATCagaaaaaataatttatgaagCATGTTCTGAAACATATTAATCGGGTTTCATCTTTCATGTTAAGATCAAGTTCAAATAAGGAATAACTTTGAACTGAAAATTGCATAACTATGTGATAGAGATAGTGCCATAATTACATACTGACCATTATAGTGAAATTGAGGATTTAACCATGTCAAAAAAGGGTGGAAATTTATTAAACAGGACATGACAAGGTGTTGAGAATGGTTAGTGTAGTTAATTAATAAAAATGCAACAGAGAGAAAAACATCTAatatttaagtttaataagtttTTGCGCAATGTTGTTCCTTCATGGTATGCAACTATTCATGGAGGTACCTGCATATCACAACTATTATGTGTAACACATCCAGTTGTAACTGCCTGATAATTTCTTAAACTCTACCACCTCTTTTCCTTTATTGTTTTGTATGTCAACTATTGATCATCTTTTATAGATTAAATGTGTTGGTAAGTTGTGTTTTTTCAGGAATTACTGCAAAATGGTCCAAGCGGATCCACTTTATGGTGGTGGGATTGTCAGAGATCAGACTTAGGACCAAATCAGACTGCTGGAAGGTAGTCATAATTTCCCCCCTCAGTTTCATTTCAAAATCTTAAAGGCAGTGCATCTACTGTTTCTCCAGTTCAATTTCTGTTCGTTTGATTTTGAAACCTGAAACTTTTCTCTCTTCTGTTGTTTCTTGTGCACAAAACTTCTTCCAGTAATGACTAAAAAAAGCGACATGGTCTATTATGACGATTGCAGATATGCACCACAACTAGAACCTGATAGGTGATCATGAAAAGATGTAAGAATATGAGGTTGTTTTCAAACACAACTTAAATTTCATCACTGCTGG
This window contains:
- the LOC141671604 gene encoding protein NUCLEAR FUSION DEFECTIVE 4-like → MGFKYSPAGKWLGFVTAIWVQAISGNNYTFSNYSDALKSLMSLTQLELNNLSVAKDVGKAFGILAGLGSDRLSPPVLLLIGSVMGFVGYGVQWLVISGHIHPLPYWAMCVFLCMGGNSTTWMNTAVLVTCMRNFRKTRGPVTGMLKGFVGLSTAIFTDLCSTLFSDDPATFVLMLAVVPFAVCLTAILFLREIPPSSTSKEDKQEVKFFGIFNVVAVVIALYLLAFDVSGPHGRILSQAFATILLILLAFPLCVPVYLMLQSSIRSKDSTLSSTENNASEPLLVQENQPEAEKKPDTTVAEVVVEEEIEKRQPVIGEEHTIMEALKTIDFWIMFFSFLCGVGTGLAVINNMGQMGLALGYADVSMFVSLTSIWGFFGRILSGSVSEYFIKKAGTPRPLWNAASQILMFVGYILMAMALPGSLYVGSIVVGVCYGVRLAITVPTASELFGLKYYGLIYNILILNLPLGSFLFSGLLAGFLYDSQATPTAGGGNTCIGAHCYRLVFIVMAITCVIGFGLDVLLTFRTKSVYSKIYASKKGRKSVTLS